A region from the Hypericibacter adhaerens genome encodes:
- a CDS encoding MBL fold metallo-hydrolase — protein sequence MTVKIAFAGASGGVTGSCYRISHPGGSFLVDCGLFQGPKTLKALNYTAFPFVPAQIDFALLTHAHTDHCGLLPKLVKAGFKHPIYTTRGTLDLLTFTLPDSGYVQEMEVETLNRRNLRRGRAAVDPIYTQADAEASLKHLRACAYDEWIACGRGVRARFWNAGHILGSASIEIEIADGAAAGRPLRVVFSGDIGPRNKSFHPDPTGPAGCDYLVVESTYGNRDRADTDAASRRAQFRDEVTAALARGGNLLIPAFAVERTQELLLDLGLLMARGELPKVPVFLDSPLAIKATQVFLAHAAELEDIGAIGNPFSAPNLHLMETSEQSKSINRINGGAIIIAGSGMCDAGRIRHHLKQNLWRDDATVLFVGYQALGTLGQLLQSGVPSVRIQGDEINVRATLRSMDAYSGHADRGGLIEWVKARLPVARAIYLTHGEPDALAGLRDGLVSAGYAADRILIPELDDVFALSGERPAKQPGTARRLATGQQPAADWHNGLAALTLDLRRKLEELPDDAAREDLIARVNRLLLRHP from the coding sequence ATGACTGTCAAGATCGCCTTCGCCGGCGCTTCCGGCGGCGTCACCGGCTCCTGCTACCGCATCTCCCACCCGGGCGGGTCGTTCCTGGTGGATTGCGGCCTGTTCCAGGGCCCCAAGACCCTCAAGGCGCTCAACTACACGGCCTTCCCCTTCGTGCCGGCACAGATCGATTTCGCGCTGCTCACGCATGCGCATACCGATCATTGCGGCCTGCTGCCCAAGCTCGTCAAAGCCGGGTTCAAGCACCCCATCTACACGACACGCGGCACCCTGGATCTGCTGACCTTCACCCTGCCGGACAGCGGTTATGTGCAGGAGATGGAGGTGGAGACGCTCAACCGGCGCAACCTCCGGCGCGGCCGCGCGGCCGTCGATCCGATCTACACCCAGGCCGATGCCGAGGCCTCGCTGAAACATCTGCGCGCCTGCGCCTATGACGAGTGGATCGCCTGCGGCCGCGGCGTGCGCGCCCGCTTCTGGAATGCGGGCCATATCCTGGGATCGGCCTCCATCGAGATCGAGATCGCGGATGGCGCCGCCGCGGGGCGGCCGCTGCGGGTGGTCTTCTCGGGCGATATCGGGCCCCGGAACAAATCCTTCCACCCCGATCCGACCGGCCCCGCCGGCTGCGACTATCTCGTCGTCGAAAGCACCTATGGCAACCGCGACCGTGCGGACACCGATGCCGCTTCACGGCGCGCCCAGTTCCGGGACGAGGTCACGGCGGCGCTCGCCCGCGGCGGCAACCTGCTGATCCCGGCCTTCGCCGTCGAGCGGACCCAGGAGCTGCTGCTCGATCTCGGCCTGCTCATGGCCCGGGGCGAATTGCCGAAGGTACCCGTGTTCCTCGATTCCCCGCTGGCGATCAAGGCGACGCAGGTCTTCCTCGCCCATGCGGCCGAGCTCGAGGATATCGGCGCGATCGGCAATCCCTTCTCGGCGCCCAACCTGCATCTGATGGAAACCTCGGAGCAGAGCAAGTCGATCAACCGGATCAATGGCGGTGCCATCATCATCGCCGGCAGCGGCATGTGCGATGCCGGACGCATCCGCCATCACCTGAAGCAGAATCTCTGGCGCGACGACGCGACGGTCCTGTTCGTCGGCTACCAGGCGCTCGGTACGCTCGGCCAGCTTCTCCAATCCGGCGTGCCGTCCGTCCGGATCCAGGGCGACGAGATCAATGTGCGCGCGACCCTGCGCAGCATGGACGCCTATTCCGGCCATGCCGACCGCGGCGGCCTGATCGAATGGGTGAAGGCCCGTCTCCCCGTGGCCCGCGCGATCTACCTGACCCATGGCGAGCCGGACGCCTTGGCGGGCCTGCGCGACGGGCTCGTCTCGGCCGGCTATGCGGCCGACCGGATCTTGATCCCGGAGCTCGACGACGTCTTCGCGCTCTCAGGCGAGCGGCCGGCGAAGCAGCCGGGCACGGCACGGCGCCTCGCCACCGGCCAGCAGCCGGCCGCCGACTGGCATAACGGGCTCGCGGCCCTGACGCTCGATCTGCGCCGGAAGCTGGAAGAGCTGCCGGACGATGCCGCGCGCGAGGATCTGATCGCGCGGGTCAACCGCCTCCTGCTTCGGCATCCCTGA
- a CDS encoding thymidine phosphorylase family protein, translated as MLRLRRLAIDTYRENVAFLARDCPTYRPAEFQALSKIEVQQDGRRILAVLNIVDQPGLIAPDELGLAEQAFRQLGLAEGAAVEIAPASPPKSLEAVRRKIAGAHLSRAELEAIIQDVAASRYSKTEIAAFLIASARFLSATEVLDLTRAMAEVGNRLSWADPVIVDKHCIGGIPGNRTSMIVVPIVAAHGLTMPKTSSRAITSAAGTADSMEVLARVDLGIAEMRNVVEKAHGCLVWGGHVNLSPADDILISVERPLSIDTQEQLVASILSKKLAAGSTHLLIDIPVGPTAKVRSLAEAIRLRKLFEFVGDRVGLQVEIEFTDGRQPVGRGIGPVLEARDVMAVLANAPEAPHDLKEKSLLLAGRIIDFDPALRGGGGHARAREILESGQALAAMERIIDGQGRNPVRESPGELTAEIAAPASGIVTAIDCYRIGRIARLAGAPMDKGAGIDLLAKLGDRVKQGQPLYRIHACFQSDFRFATELAAESIGYELDGRSPSSP; from the coding sequence ATGCTCAGGCTCCGCCGCCTCGCCATAGACACCTACCGCGAGAATGTCGCCTTCCTGGCGCGCGACTGCCCGACCTACCGTCCGGCGGAGTTCCAGGCCCTGAGCAAGATCGAAGTGCAGCAGGACGGGCGGCGCATCCTGGCCGTCCTCAACATCGTCGACCAGCCGGGGCTGATCGCCCCCGACGAGCTCGGCCTCGCCGAGCAGGCCTTCCGCCAGCTGGGCCTGGCCGAAGGCGCGGCCGTCGAGATCGCCCCCGCCTCGCCGCCCAAGAGCCTCGAGGCGGTCCGCCGCAAGATCGCGGGCGCGCATCTCTCCCGCGCCGAGCTCGAGGCGATCATCCAGGACGTCGCCGCCAGCCGCTATTCCAAGACGGAGATCGCCGCTTTCCTGATCGCCTCGGCGCGGTTCCTCTCCGCCACCGAGGTGCTCGACCTGACCCGCGCCATGGCGGAGGTCGGCAACCGGTTGTCCTGGGCGGACCCGGTGATCGTCGACAAGCATTGCATCGGCGGGATTCCCGGCAACCGGACCTCGATGATCGTGGTGCCGATCGTCGCGGCGCATGGCCTGACGATGCCGAAGACCTCGTCGCGCGCCATCACCTCGGCCGCCGGCACCGCCGACAGCATGGAGGTGCTGGCCCGGGTCGATCTCGGCATCGCCGAGATGCGCAACGTGGTGGAGAAGGCGCACGGCTGCCTGGTCTGGGGCGGCCATGTGAATCTCTCCCCGGCCGACGACATCCTGATCTCGGTCGAACGGCCGCTCTCGATCGACACCCAGGAACAGCTCGTGGCCTCGATCCTGTCGAAGAAGCTCGCGGCCGGATCGACCCATCTCCTGATCGACATTCCCGTCGGCCCCACGGCCAAGGTGCGCAGCCTGGCCGAGGCGATCCGGCTGCGGAAGCTCTTCGAGTTCGTGGGGGACCGCGTCGGGCTGCAGGTGGAGATCGAGTTCACCGACGGCCGCCAGCCGGTCGGCCGCGGCATCGGCCCGGTGCTGGAGGCACGGGACGTGATGGCCGTATTGGCCAATGCGCCGGAGGCACCGCACGACCTCAAGGAGAAATCGCTGCTGCTGGCCGGCCGCATCATCGATTTCGACCCGGCCTTGCGGGGCGGCGGCGGCCATGCGCGGGCGCGCGAGATCCTCGAAAGCGGCCAGGCGCTGGCCGCGATGGAACGCATCATCGACGGCCAGGGCCGCAATCCGGTTCGCGAGAGCCCGGGCGAATTGACCGCGGAGATCGCCGCCCCCGCAAGCGGCATCGTCACGGCGATCGACTGCTACCGCATCGGCCGCATCGCGCGGCTCGCCGGCGCCCCCATGGACAAGGGGGCGGGGATCGATCTCCTGGCCAAGCTGGGGGACCGGGTCAAGCAGGGCCAGCCGCTCTATCGGATCCATGCCTGCTTCCAGTCCGATTTCCGCTTCGCCACCGAGCTCGCCGCCGAGAGCATCGGCTATGAGCTCGATGGCCGCAGCCCATCCTCACCCTGA